In one Bradyrhizobium cosmicum genomic region, the following are encoded:
- the pobA gene encoding 4-hydroxybenzoate 3-monooxygenase, with the protein MRTKVAIIGAGPAGLLLGQLLHRYGIDNVILERQSPDYVLGRIRAGLLEEGTVGLLDQVGAGARAHAEGLVHEGIELAFSGRRHRIDMKGATGKTVMIYGQTEVTLDLMNARQAAGLTTVYEARDVQPHDFDGAHPRVTWVKDGVTHTLDCDFVAGCDGFHGVSRASVPSSAIEEFERIYPFGWLGILSETPPVSHELIYSNHARGFALCTMRSLKRSRYYVQCSLDDHVDQWPDDRFWDELKRRLDQEAADSLVTGPSIEKSIAPLRSFVAEPMRFGRMFLCGDAAHIVPPTGAKGLNLAASDAHYLSSALREYYDEKSSAGIDAYSAKALARVWKAVRFSWWMTSMLHKFPDNGSIGARIQLAELDYVTQSQAAMTSLSENYVGLPF; encoded by the coding sequence TTGCGGACAAAAGTCGCAATCATCGGGGCAGGGCCGGCAGGATTGTTGCTTGGGCAACTGCTGCACCGATACGGCATCGACAATGTCATTCTGGAGCGGCAGAGCCCGGATTACGTGCTGGGGCGCATCCGCGCCGGCCTCCTGGAGGAAGGAACAGTCGGGCTGCTCGATCAGGTCGGGGCAGGAGCGCGGGCGCATGCCGAAGGCCTGGTGCATGAGGGCATCGAGCTCGCCTTCTCCGGCCGCCGCCACCGCATCGACATGAAGGGTGCAACCGGCAAGACGGTGATGATCTACGGCCAGACCGAGGTCACGCTCGACCTGATGAATGCGCGGCAGGCCGCCGGCCTTACCACGGTCTACGAGGCCAGAGACGTACAGCCGCACGATTTCGACGGTGCTCACCCGCGCGTGACCTGGGTGAAGGACGGCGTCACCCACACGCTCGATTGCGACTTCGTCGCCGGCTGCGACGGCTTTCACGGCGTCAGCCGCGCCAGCGTCCCGTCGTCGGCGATCGAGGAGTTCGAGCGGATCTATCCGTTCGGCTGGCTCGGCATCCTGTCCGAGACGCCGCCGGTCAGCCATGAGCTGATCTACTCCAACCACGCACGTGGCTTCGCGCTCTGCACCATGCGCTCGCTGAAGCGAAGCCGGTACTATGTGCAATGTTCACTCGACGACCATGTCGACCAGTGGCCGGACGACCGTTTCTGGGACGAATTGAAGCGCCGGCTCGACCAGGAGGCCGCCGACAGCCTCGTCACGGGCCCCTCGATCGAGAAGAGCATAGCGCCGCTGCGAAGCTTCGTCGCCGAGCCGATGCGCTTCGGCAGGATGTTCCTGTGCGGCGACGCCGCCCACATCGTGCCGCCGACCGGTGCCAAGGGGCTGAACCTTGCCGCGAGCGACGCGCATTATCTGTCGAGCGCGCTCCGCGAGTACTACGACGAGAAGTCCAGCGCCGGCATCGACGCCTATTCGGCGAAGGCGCTCGCGCGGGTCTGGAAAGCCGTGCGCTTCTCCTGGTGGATGACCTCGATGCTGCACAAATTCCCGGACAACGGCAGTATCGGCGCGCGGATCCAGCTCGCCGAGCTCGACTACGTCACGCAGTCCCAGGCCGCGATGACGTCGCTGTCTGAGAATTACGTGGGGCTGCCGTTTTAA
- a CDS encoding PaaI family thioesterase, translating into MTSTDIPAGFEPHFRKAPLTDPWEPLYSRKTDKAVTIGLRLATPHTNARGLIHGGLIAALADAAMGYSCAQAMGWTTSFVTISLSVDYVGSAGIGQWLAIEGEAIKTGSTICFAQCLAKADDAVIARASGTFRVVPKKG; encoded by the coding sequence ATGACCAGCACCGACATTCCCGCCGGCTTCGAGCCGCATTTCCGCAAGGCCCCGCTGACCGATCCCTGGGAGCCGCTCTATTCCAGAAAGACCGACAAGGCTGTGACGATCGGCCTGCGCCTGGCGACGCCGCACACCAATGCGCGGGGGCTGATCCATGGCGGTCTGATCGCGGCGCTGGCCGATGCCGCCATGGGCTACAGCTGCGCACAGGCGATGGGCTGGACGACGTCGTTTGTCACGATCTCGCTCTCGGTCGACTATGTCGGCTCCGCCGGGATCGGCCAGTGGCTCGCGATCGAGGGCGAGGCGATCAAGACCGGCAGCACGATCTGCTTCGCGCAGTGCCTGGCGAAGGCCGACGATGCCGTGATAGCGCGCGCCAGCGGGACGTTTCGGGTGGTGCCGAAGAAGGGATAG
- a CDS encoding LysR family transcriptional regulator, with protein MDRLEAMHVFVTVADLRGFAPAARKLHLSPSAVTRLIAALEEHLGARLLQRTTRQVTLTDVGARYLERARRILADVEEADGSAREERNRPSGRLVVSAPVGFGRLHVGPIMTAYLKRYPEVTCELRLSDNLVNLVEDAVDAAVRIGHLADSSLVARQVGEMRRIVVATPGYLKRHGEPKTPQALLAHQIIQFGPSASWRFVQDGREVEVMPTPRFTSNSADAALQYAEAGGGITRVLAYQTAEGLKHGRLRIVLAKYEQPPLPIHIVYPTSRLLSAKVRAFVDLVVETAEWRFG; from the coding sequence ATGGACCGCCTTGAAGCCATGCATGTCTTCGTCACCGTCGCCGACCTGCGCGGCTTTGCGCCGGCGGCACGCAAGCTGCACCTGTCGCCCTCGGCCGTGACCCGGCTGATCGCGGCGCTGGAGGAGCATCTCGGCGCGCGGCTGCTGCAGCGGACAACGCGGCAGGTGACCTTGACCGACGTCGGCGCGCGCTATCTCGAGCGCGCCCGGCGCATCCTTGCCGATGTCGAGGAGGCCGACGGGTCCGCGCGCGAGGAGCGCAACCGGCCGAGCGGGCGTCTCGTGGTGTCGGCACCGGTGGGTTTCGGCCGGCTCCATGTCGGCCCTATCATGACCGCCTACCTCAAACGCTATCCGGAGGTGACCTGCGAGTTGCGGTTGTCGGACAACCTCGTCAACCTCGTCGAGGATGCTGTCGACGCCGCCGTCCGCATCGGCCATCTCGCCGATTCCTCGCTGGTCGCCCGCCAGGTCGGCGAGATGCGGCGGATCGTGGTGGCAACGCCGGGCTATCTGAAGCGTCACGGCGAGCCCAAGACGCCGCAAGCGCTGCTCGCGCATCAGATCATCCAGTTCGGCCCATCCGCCAGTTGGCGCTTCGTGCAGGACGGCCGCGAGGTCGAGGTGATGCCGACGCCTCGATTTACCAGCAACAGCGCTGACGCCGCCCTGCAATACGCCGAGGCCGGCGGCGGCATCACGCGCGTGCTGGCCTATCAGACGGCCGAGGGGCTGAAGCACGGCCGGCTCAGAATCGTGCTGGCAAAATATGAGCAGCCGCCGCTGCCGATCCACATCGTCTATCCGACCTCGCGCCTGCTCTCGGCCAAGGTGCGCGCGTTCGTCGATCTCGTGGTGGAGACCGCGGAGTGGAGGTTTGGGTGA
- a CDS encoding pyridoxamine 5'-phosphate oxidase family protein gives MTTAAHTYASDVAFTPAVKAIQARKGSREAYARAEQHGWRTEVDEKLAGFLTEANSFYFATAAADGQPYIQHRGGPKGFLKVLDKQTLAFADYAGNQQFITQGNLTENPKAYIFVMDYAHRRRVKIWGEARVVEDDEALTASLMPKGYRARPEQVILFKIAAWDTNCPQHIPQKFDASDVATALAARDQRIAELEAEVAALKEQATATA, from the coding sequence ATGACGACAGCAGCCCATACCTATGCCAGCGACGTGGCATTTACGCCCGCGGTGAAGGCGATCCAGGCGCGAAAGGGGTCGCGCGAGGCCTACGCCCGCGCCGAACAACATGGCTGGCGGACCGAGGTCGATGAGAAGCTGGCCGGCTTCCTCACTGAGGCCAACAGCTTCTATTTCGCCACCGCGGCAGCGGACGGCCAGCCCTACATCCAGCACCGCGGCGGCCCGAAGGGGTTCCTGAAGGTGCTGGACAAGCAGACGCTGGCCTTTGCCGACTACGCCGGTAACCAGCAATTCATCACGCAGGGCAATCTGACGGAGAATCCAAAGGCCTACATCTTCGTCATGGACTACGCCCACCGCCGCCGGGTGAAGATCTGGGGCGAGGCGCGCGTGGTCGAGGATGACGAGGCGCTGACGGCATCACTGATGCCCAAGGGCTATCGGGCGCGACCGGAGCAGGTGATCCTGTTCAAGATCGCGGCGTGGGACACCAACTGCCCGCAGCACATTCCGCAAAAATTCGACGCGTCGGATGTCGCGACCGCGCTTGCGGCACGGGATCAGCGGATCGCGGAGCTTGAGGCGGAGGTCGCAGCGCTGAAGGAACAGGCCACCGCGACAGCATAA
- a CDS encoding ABC transporter ATP-binding protein, which produces MSALLSVADAHVAYGKVEAVRSVSLEVGQNQIVTIVGANGAGKTTLLSAIMGILPLKGRVSFAGQDLARLEIEDRVAMGLGLVPEHRELFVTMNVEDNLELGAFRIEKRKAKASMEHVYTLFPRLKERRKQLAGTLSGGEQQMLAMGRALMGEPKLLMLDEPSLGLAPIIVADIFRIITELRAAGVSVLLVEQNAQAALKIADHAYVMELGEFVLSGRASDVAANERVAASYLGFQHEGASVL; this is translated from the coding sequence ATGAGCGCGCTGTTGTCCGTCGCGGATGCGCATGTCGCCTATGGCAAGGTCGAGGCGGTGCGCTCGGTCTCGCTCGAGGTCGGCCAAAACCAGATCGTCACCATCGTCGGCGCCAATGGCGCCGGCAAGACCACGCTGCTGTCGGCCATCATGGGCATCCTGCCGCTGAAGGGCCGCGTGTCGTTCGCCGGCCAGGACCTCGCCCGGCTCGAGATCGAGGACCGCGTCGCGATGGGGCTTGGCCTCGTGCCGGAGCACCGCGAATTGTTCGTGACCATGAATGTCGAGGATAATCTTGAGCTCGGCGCCTTCCGCATTGAGAAGCGCAAGGCGAAAGCCTCTATGGAGCACGTCTACACGTTATTTCCGCGACTTAAGGAGCGCCGTAAGCAGCTCGCCGGCACGCTGTCCGGCGGCGAGCAGCAGATGCTCGCCATGGGCCGTGCGCTGATGGGCGAGCCGAAGCTGCTGATGCTGGACGAGCCGAGCCTCGGGCTTGCGCCGATCATCGTCGCCGATATCTTTCGCATCATCACCGAGCTGCGTGCCGCCGGCGTCTCCGTGCTGCTGGTCGAGCAGAACGCGCAGGCCGCGCTGAAGATCGCTGACCATGCCTATGTGATGGAGCTCGGCGAATTCGTGCTCAGCGGCAGGGCCAGCGACGTCGCTGCAAACGAGCGCGTCGCGGCGAGTTATCTCGGCTTCCAACACGAAGGCGCGAGCGTTCTGTAA
- a CDS encoding ABC transporter permease subunit, producing MQNRLPIIVFALVMAAIPFVPGMPPFWIVLLDNIGLAALVAMGLVLLTGVGGLTSFGQAAFVGFGAYTTAVLSTTYGLSPWLTLPLSLLVSGSLAVLLGLVTVRLSGHYLPLGTLAWGLGLFYLFSKLEFLGRNDGISAIPPLSIGSLKMLSPGSIYYAIWIAVIVSALLTMNLLDSRTGRAIRALRRGHVAAEAFGVHTPRAKLLVFIHAAVLAGLSGWLYAHLQRAVNPTPFGAQAGIEYLFIAVVGGAGYVWGGVLGAAIVVVLKEVLQSYLPLILPGSGQVETIVFGIMLVALLQLAPGGIWPWLISFLPERTGGRKPDTSLALEQRTRSAGEAGVLLQVEKARKQFGGVVAVNNVSFDVQAREIVALIGPNGAGKSTTFNLITGVLSASSGSISVQGKKVDNAPPQEIVKLGISRTFQHVKLVPDMTVLENVAIGAHLRGHSGPISSMLRLDRADEARLLAEAARQIERVGLADQMHQLAGSLSLGQQRIVEIARALCVDPMLLLLDEPAAGLRHMEKQRLATLLRELRDGGMSVLLVEHDMGFVMNLADRIVVLDFGTKIAEGTPATIKTNPEVIKAYLGVAA from the coding sequence ATGCAGAACCGGCTTCCCATCATCGTCTTCGCACTCGTCATGGCGGCGATTCCGTTCGTCCCCGGCATGCCGCCGTTCTGGATCGTGCTGCTCGACAATATCGGCCTTGCCGCGCTGGTCGCGATGGGCCTCGTGCTGCTGACCGGCGTCGGCGGCCTCACCTCGTTTGGACAGGCAGCTTTCGTCGGCTTCGGCGCCTACACCACCGCGGTGCTGTCGACGACCTATGGCCTGTCGCCCTGGCTGACCCTGCCGCTGTCGCTATTGGTCAGCGGATCGCTGGCCGTGCTGCTCGGCCTCGTCACGGTCCGTCTCTCCGGCCACTATCTGCCGCTCGGCACGCTGGCCTGGGGGCTCGGCCTGTTCTACCTGTTCAGCAAGCTGGAATTCCTCGGGCGCAACGACGGCATCTCGGCGATCCCGCCGCTGTCGATCGGCTCGTTGAAGATGCTCTCACCCGGTTCGATCTATTACGCGATCTGGATCGCCGTGATCGTCTCGGCCCTGCTCACGATGAACCTGCTGGACTCCCGCACCGGCCGCGCCATTCGCGCGCTGCGCCGCGGGCATGTCGCGGCCGAAGCATTCGGCGTGCACACCCCGCGCGCAAAGCTGCTGGTGTTCATTCACGCCGCCGTGCTCGCCGGCCTGTCCGGCTGGCTCTACGCGCATCTTCAGCGCGCGGTGAACCCGACGCCGTTCGGCGCGCAGGCCGGCATCGAATATCTCTTCATCGCGGTGGTCGGCGGCGCCGGCTACGTCTGGGGCGGCGTGCTGGGCGCGGCGATCGTCGTGGTCCTGAAGGAGGTGCTGCAAAGCTACCTGCCGCTGATCCTGCCCGGCTCCGGCCAGGTCGAGACCATCGTGTTCGGCATCATGCTGGTGGCCCTGCTCCAGCTCGCACCCGGCGGCATCTGGCCATGGCTGATATCGTTCCTGCCCGAACGTACCGGGGGCAGGAAGCCGGACACCTCCCTGGCACTCGAACAACGCACCCGCTCGGCCGGAGAGGCCGGCGTGCTGCTGCAGGTCGAAAAGGCGCGCAAGCAATTCGGCGGCGTGGTTGCGGTCAACAACGTCTCGTTCGACGTCCAGGCCCGCGAGATCGTCGCGTTGATCGGACCGAACGGCGCCGGCAAGAGCACGACATTCAACCTGATCACCGGCGTGCTGTCGGCGAGCTCGGGCTCGATCTCGGTGCAGGGCAAGAAGGTCGACAATGCGCCGCCGCAGGAGATCGTCAAGCTCGGCATCTCCCGCACCTTCCAGCATGTGAAGCTCGTCCCCGACATGACCGTGCTGGAGAATGTCGCGATCGGCGCGCATCTGCGCGGCCATTCCGGTCCGATCTCCTCGATGCTGAGGCTCGATCGCGCCGATGAGGCCAGGCTGCTGGCGGAAGCCGCGCGCCAGATCGAGCGGGTCGGCCTTGCCGACCAGATGCATCAGCTCGCGGGCAGCCTGTCGCTCGGCCAGCAACGCATCGTCGAGATCGCACGCGCGCTCTGCGTCGATCCGATGCTCCTGCTGCTCGACGAGCCGGCAGCGGGCCTGCGCCACATGGAGAAGCAGCGCCTCGCGACGCTGCTGCGCGAATTGCGTGACGGCGGCATGAGCGTGCTGCTGGTCGAGCACGACATGGGCTTCGTCATGAACCTCGCCGACCGTATCGTGGTGCTCGATTTCGGCACCAAGATCGCGGAAGGCACGCCCGCCACGATCAAGACCAACCCCGAAGTGATCAAGGCCTATCTGGGAGTGGCGGCATGA
- a CDS encoding branched-chain amino acid ABC transporter permease, which yields MNTTIMLFLVQDGITNGAIYALLGLALVLVFAVTRVILIPQGEFVTYGALTYASLAAGQMPGTAKLALALGIGAFAFDLFVARKALHGRLVVRSFLTNIVLPAAVLALTVYFAAQKPPVAICIALSLVIVAMIGLFLYRVAFQPLAHTSVLVLLIASVGVHLALQGLGLLFFGAEGQRGPAVLSGSFTAGALRFTGQSLTVYGITIAFIVGLWLFFGLTLYGKALRATAVNRLGARLAGIRTTLSGQIAFLLASVIGALSGIMIVPITTLYYDSGFLIGLKGFVAAIIGGLVSYPLTAIAALVVGIVEAFSSFYASNYKEVIVFMLLIPVLLLRSLAAPAVEEEKD from the coding sequence TTGAACACCACCATCATGCTGTTCCTGGTGCAGGACGGCATCACCAATGGCGCGATCTACGCGCTGCTCGGCCTGGCGCTGGTGCTGGTGTTCGCCGTCACCCGGGTGATCCTGATTCCCCAGGGCGAATTCGTCACCTATGGCGCGCTGACCTACGCCTCGCTGGCGGCGGGCCAGATGCCGGGCACGGCAAAGCTCGCGCTGGCCCTCGGCATCGGCGCCTTCGCCTTCGACCTGTTCGTGGCCCGCAAGGCGCTGCACGGACGCCTGGTCGTACGCAGCTTCCTCACCAATATCGTGCTGCCGGCCGCCGTGCTGGCGCTGACCGTCTATTTCGCCGCCCAGAAGCCGCCGGTCGCCATCTGCATCGCGCTCTCGCTGGTGATCGTCGCGATGATCGGCCTGTTCCTCTACCGGGTCGCGTTCCAGCCGCTGGCGCACACCTCCGTGCTGGTGCTGCTGATCGCATCCGTGGGCGTGCACCTGGCGCTGCAGGGACTGGGCCTGCTGTTCTTCGGCGCCGAAGGCCAGCGCGGGCCTGCCGTGCTGTCCGGCTCCTTCACCGCCGGCGCGTTGCGCTTCACCGGCCAGAGCCTCACCGTCTACGGCATCACCATCGCCTTCATCGTCGGGCTCTGGCTGTTCTTCGGCCTGACGCTTTACGGCAAGGCGCTGCGTGCGACCGCTGTCAACCGGCTCGGCGCTCGGCTCGCCGGCATCCGCACCACGCTGTCGGGGCAGATCGCCTTCCTGCTGGCGTCCGTCATCGGCGCGCTGTCGGGCATCATGATCGTGCCGATCACGACGCTCTACTATGACAGCGGCTTCCTGATCGGCCTGAAAGGCTTCGTCGCCGCCATCATCGGCGGCCTCGTCAGCTATCCCCTCACCGCGATTGCCGCGCTGGTGGTCGGCATCGTCGAGGCGTTCTCGTCCTTCTACGCCTCGAACTACAAGGAGGTGATTGTTTTCATGCTCTTGATCCCCGTGCTGCTGCTGCGCTCGCTCGCAGCCCCCGCGGTCGAGGAAGAGAAGGACTGA
- a CDS encoding MarR family winged helix-turn-helix transcriptional regulator: MTVSKTAEKSGDATRGRKDAGDAQGQGHAEVLQLGELSEQLGYVLKRAQLKVFENFLRCMATLQLTPAQFSVLLLVEKNPGRNQTEIASTLGILRPNFVALLDNLESRDLCARIRSTNDRRSHILVLTDKGKAVLTRAKKLVATKHESRLNTLLGQANREALLEMLSKIANEF, from the coding sequence ATGACCGTTTCCAAAACTGCTGAAAAATCCGGTGACGCGACCAGGGGCCGCAAGGACGCGGGCGACGCCCAAGGCCAGGGTCACGCCGAAGTCCTCCAGCTCGGCGAGCTCTCGGAGCAGCTCGGTTACGTGCTCAAGCGCGCCCAGCTCAAGGTGTTCGAGAACTTCCTGCGCTGCATGGCCACGCTCCAGCTCACGCCCGCGCAGTTCTCCGTACTGCTGCTGGTCGAGAAAAACCCCGGCCGTAACCAGACCGAGATCGCCTCCACCCTCGGCATCCTGCGTCCGAATTTCGTGGCCCTGCTCGACAATCTCGAAAGCCGCGACCTTTGCGCGCGGATCCGCTCCACCAACGACCGCCGCTCGCACATCCTGGTCCTGACCGACAAGGGCAAGGCCGTGCTGACGCGCGCCAAGAAGCTCGTCGCCACCAAGCACGAGTCGCGGCTGAACACGCTGCTCGGGCAAGCCAACCGCGAGGCCCTGCTCGAGATGCTCTCGAAGATCGCCAACGAGTTTTGA
- a CDS encoding glycerate kinase type-2 family protein: MTDRRPLLRALYDAAVAAAHPNTILAPHLRPAPRGRVICLAAGKGAGAMAAAAERHYLDTLKLAPERLVGIATTRHGYGVPTRRIRVVEAGHPVPDEAGLKGAADTLALAGEAGPDDLLLVLLTGGGSANWIAPVDGISFAQKQAVNKALLRSGAPIGEMNVVRKHLSRIKGGRLARAGRNAAEIVTLAISDVPHDDPSAIASGPTVPDPTTLADARAIVAKYKLDIDDAVRRALDDPANESAKPGDAAFARASFELIARPKQSLDAAVKLAKNAGYEIIDLGADLEGEAREVAADHARLALAARAQGKRLAILSGGELTVTVRGNGRGGPNQEYALALAALLKDTPDISALAGDTDGADGGAGHPTDPAGALIDAATFAKMKALALQPQAYLDNNDATTFFEATGDLLQPGPTLTNVNDIRVILVD, translated from the coding sequence ATGACCGACCGACGTCCCCTGCTCCGCGCGCTCTATGATGCCGCCGTTGCCGCCGCCCATCCGAACACGATTCTGGCGCCGCATCTGCGGCCCGCGCCGAGGGGACGGGTGATCTGCCTTGCCGCCGGCAAGGGCGCGGGCGCGATGGCCGCTGCCGCGGAGCGGCATTATCTCGACACGCTCAAGCTCGCGCCGGAGCGCCTCGTCGGCATCGCCACCACCCGCCATGGCTACGGCGTGCCGACGCGCCGCATCCGCGTGGTCGAGGCCGGCCATCCCGTGCCCGACGAGGCCGGCCTCAAGGGCGCGGCCGACACGCTGGCGCTGGCGGGCGAGGCCGGCCCCGACGATCTGCTGCTGGTGCTGCTCACCGGCGGCGGTTCGGCGAACTGGATCGCGCCGGTGGACGGCATCAGCTTCGCGCAGAAGCAGGCGGTCAACAAGGCGCTGCTCCGTTCCGGCGCACCGATCGGCGAGATGAACGTCGTGCGCAAGCACCTCTCCCGCATCAAGGGCGGCCGCCTCGCGCGCGCCGGCAGAAACGCCGCGGAGATCGTCACGCTCGCGATCTCCGACGTGCCGCATGACGATCCCTCCGCGATCGCTTCCGGCCCCACGGTGCCGGATCCGACCACGCTCGCCGACGCGCGCGCCATCGTCGCGAAGTACAAGCTCGACATCGACGACGCCGTCCGCCGCGCGCTGGACGATCCCGCCAATGAAAGTGCCAAGCCGGGCGATGCTGCCTTCGCGCGCGCCTCGTTCGAGCTGATCGCGCGCCCAAAACAGTCGCTCGACGCCGCGGTGAAGCTCGCCAAGAACGCCGGCTACGAGATCATCGATCTCGGCGCTGATCTCGAAGGCGAGGCGCGCGAGGTCGCCGCCGATCACGCCAGGCTAGCGCTTGCAGCGCGCGCGCAAGGCAAGCGCCTCGCGATCCTCTCCGGCGGCGAGCTGACGGTGACCGTGCGCGGCAACGGCCGCGGCGGCCCGAACCAGGAATATGCGCTGGCGCTGGCCGCACTGCTGAAGGACACGCCCGACATTTCGGCGCTCGCCGGCGACACCGACGGCGCCGACGGCGGCGCCGGCCATCCCACCGACCCCGCCGGCGCCCTGATCGATGCGGCGACGTTTGCGAAGATGAAGGCGCTGGCGCTTCAGCCGCAGGCGTATCTGGACAACAACGATGCGACGACGTTCTTCGAGGCGACCGGGGATCTGCTGCAGCCGGGACCGACGCTGACGAACGTGAACGACATCAGGGTGATTCTGGTGGATTGA
- a CDS encoding ABC transporter substrate-binding protein: protein MPAVTGKLAAASFALALIAASTSTASAQKKYDSGATDTEIKIGNIMPYSGPASAYGIIGRTEAAYFKKINEEGGINGRKINFISYDDAYSPPKAVEQARKLVESDEVLFIFNSLGTPSNSAIQKYMNSKKVPQLFVATGATKWNDPQNFPWTMGWQPSYQSETQIYAKWLLKNKPDAKIAVLFQNDDYGKDYLKGLKDGLGSKAASMIVMEESYETSEPTIDNHIIKLKATGADVFMNITTPKFAAQAIKKNAEIGWKPLHFLNNVSASVGSVIKPAGFDAAQDVVSAAYLKDTTDKQWDNDAGMKAYVEFMTKYFPEGDKTDNGTVVGYGVAQTLVQVLKQCGDDLTRENVMKQAASLKDFRTEMLLPGIKINTGPGDFAPISSLQLQRFKGERWELFGDVISADAGG from the coding sequence ATGCCTGCTGTCACCGGCAAACTCGCGGCCGCGTCGTTCGCGCTCGCGCTCATTGCGGCCTCGACCTCCACTGCATCGGCCCAGAAGAAATACGATTCCGGCGCGACCGACACCGAGATCAAGATCGGCAACATCATGCCCTACAGCGGACCCGCCTCCGCCTACGGCATCATCGGACGGACCGAAGCCGCTTATTTCAAGAAGATCAACGAAGAGGGCGGCATCAACGGCCGCAAGATCAACTTCATCAGCTATGACGACGCCTATTCGCCGCCGAAGGCGGTGGAGCAGGCCCGCAAGCTGGTCGAGAGCGACGAGGTGCTGTTCATCTTCAACTCGCTCGGCACGCCGTCGAACTCGGCGATCCAGAAATACATGAACTCGAAGAAGGTGCCGCAGCTGTTCGTCGCCACCGGCGCCACCAAGTGGAACGATCCGCAGAACTTCCCCTGGACCATGGGCTGGCAGCCCTCCTACCAGAGCGAGACGCAGATCTATGCGAAATGGCTGCTCAAGAACAAGCCGGACGCCAAGATCGCGGTGTTGTTCCAGAACGACGACTACGGCAAGGACTACCTCAAGGGCCTGAAGGACGGCCTCGGGTCCAAGGCCGCCTCGATGATCGTCATGGAAGAGAGCTACGAGACCTCGGAGCCGACGATCGACAACCACATCATCAAGCTGAAGGCCACCGGCGCCGACGTCTTCATGAACATCACGACGCCGAAATTTGCCGCTCAGGCCATCAAGAAGAATGCCGAGATCGGCTGGAAGCCGCTGCACTTCCTCAACAACGTCTCGGCGTCGGTCGGCAGCGTGATCAAGCCGGCGGGCTTCGACGCCGCGCAGGACGTGGTTTCGGCCGCATATCTGAAGGACACCACCGACAAGCAGTGGGACAACGACGCCGGCATGAAGGCCTATGTCGAGTTCATGACGAAGTACTTTCCGGAAGGCGACAAGACCGACAACGGCACGGTCGTCGGCTACGGCGTCGCACAGACACTGGTTCAGGTCCTGAAACAGTGTGGCGACGATCTCACGCGTGAGAACGTCATGAAGCAGGCCGCCAGCCTGAAGGACTTTCGCACCGAGATGCTGCTGCCCGGCATCAAGATCAACACCGGGCCGGGCGACTTCGCGCCGATCAGCTCGCTCCAGCTCCAGCGCTTCAAGGGCGAGCGCTGGGAGCTGTTCGGTGACGTGATCAGCGCCGACGCAGGCGGCTAG